Genomic DNA from Desulfuromonas sp. TF:
GGGGAGAACTTCCATTCCTTCCTCGGTGAGCGGCATACTAAGTGGCCGCATGCCCTGAATGCCACGGCCACCCACGACACCAAGCGGGGCGAAGATGTGCGGGCCCGCCTCAATATCCTGTCGGAAATCCCCCAGGAATGGCGCCAGCAGATTCAGCTCTGGAGCCGTCTCAACCGCGGTCGGAAGCGAACGGTCCGGCGGCGGCGCGCTCCCGATCGCAATGACGAGTATTTTTTGTATCAGACCCTGCTGGGAGTCTGGCCATGGGATGAGGCGGAGTTGCCGGAGTTAAAGGAGCGCCTGCGCGATTACCTGGTCAAGGCGGTGCGGGAAGCCAAGGAGCACACCGCCTGGCTCAAGCCCGATTCGGACTATGAAGAGGCTTACCTGGGCTTTGCCGAGCAGATTCTGAAGCCCGGCCGCGACAACGCCTTTCTTCGGGAGTTTCTCCCCTTCCAGCGCAAGATCGCCTGTTTCGGCGTCTACAATTCCCTTGCCCAGACTCTGATCAAGATCACCGCTCCGGGTGTTCCGGACTTCTATCAGGGGACGGAGTTCTGGGATCTCTCTCTTGTCGATCCCGACAATCGTCGAGCGGTGGACTACGAACGGCGGCGGAAGGCTTTGGAAAATTTAAAGGCAGGATGGAAGAGCGGAAGAGAGCATCTGTTCAGGGAACTGCTGGAGAATCCCAGAGATGGACGGATCAAGCTTTTTGTGATCCACAGGGGACTGCAAGCACGCATGGAACACCCTCAGCTCTTCGGCTCAGGGGACTATCTCCCCCTGGAGAGCGGCGGAACCCATGGCGAACATATCTTCGCCTTTGCACGACGGCTCGGAGACACCTGGTCGATTACGGCCGTACCCCGGTTCCTGACCGGGCTGGTGGGGGAGGGAGACCTTCCTCTGGGGGAATATGTCTGGGAGGATACGCACATTATTCTTCCCCCCGAGTGCAGCGCCGACTGGCGGGATGCCCTGACCGGAGAGAAGCTGAGCGCCGTGGGGAGACTGCCGATGGAAAAAGTATGGCGGCGCCTGCCCGTGGCCCTTTTGACGAACCATTGAGTCATGCATCCCCGAAAAACATTTTCATCCGCAGATGCCGCAGATAAGCTCGGTAAAACCCCGCATCCTGATTTCTCTGCGTGAATCTGCGTAATCTGCGGATGAAAAAAGATTTCGGAGCTAATCGTTATAAGGCAACCCGACGGGGACAGGAATGCCTCGAGCCGTGCCGGGAACGGCTGGCGCCTTATCCCGGCCTACATGACCCTGTGCTTGAGTATAGTAGACTTATCCCTCGCCGTGCAGAAAGCGTGAAAGCCGGAGGAGGAGGCCCTGGCGGGTGATCAGGGCGCCTTTCGGGCAGAGTTCCTGGCAGCAGAAACAGCGGATGCAGCGATCATAGTCGATGTGCAGCCGGCCGTCGGCGATCTTCATGACTTCGGGCGGACAATGCCTGGTGCACAGGCCGCACAGTTCGCAGCAGGACATGTCCGGCTCAGGTCGGGCGGTGAGGGCCTGCTTGAGTGGTCTTTTGAGGAAGGGGGGAAGGCCGAAATTGACGTCGGTCGATTTTGCCGGTCGGAAGCGGCGGGGGCGCAAGGAGGCCAGCGCGGCTCCGAGCAGTTCGATTTCTTCCAGGCGGCTGCCGGGACGGGCGATTTCCCTGGCGACTCTCTGGGTCCAGATCGCCGAGGGGGGCATGCCGACCAGTTCCGCTGCGACCGTATCCACCGCCAGGGGGCTGTCCCCGGAGATAAGGGCGCCGATGTGCACCGGATCGCCGCTGCCGGGGCCGTCGCCCTCCATGGCGGTGACGGCATCGACGATGGTGAGAGCCGGACGGATGGTTTCGGCCAGGTCGAGCAGCATGAGGGCGAAGAAAGATTTGTCGGTCCCCGCCTGCAGATGAAGGCGGGGCTTGCGCATACCCACCACCGCACCGAAGAGGTTCTTCACGCCGCAGGTCAGGCCCATCATCTGATGGGTCTTGAGTTTGGGGAGGTTGATGACGATGTCGGCCTCCAGCACATCCCGGGCGATTTCCATCTCGTGAAAAGTGCTCCTCCCCGAATGTACTTTAACCGACTCACTGAAGGGAGCGAAGGAAGCCCCGGTTTCTTCGACGACCGTCATGATGCCGCAGCTTCGGGCCACCTGACGGGGTGTGCCGATGCCCGGGGAGTCTCCGACCCTGACGATTCCTCCGGCCCTCTGGGCCAGGCGGATCACCTCGCGGACGATTTCCGGGTGGGTGGTCACCGCCTTGTCCGGTGTTTTGCCCGACAGCATGTTGGGTTTGATCAGAACCTTCTGCCCCGGGCGGACGAAGGCGGTCATTCCTCCCAGGGGATCGAGCACCTCAGCCATGGCGTTCCTCACCCCCTCCCGGACGTAATTGGAGCAGGCTGCCAGCGAAACCCGATACGTCATCCTTTCATCACTTTCAGGTGAAGCTTGCGCCGCCGCGGCCCGTCGAACTCACAGAAGTAGATCCCCTGCCAGGTCCCAAGCACCGGTTCCCCATCCTCGATCAGGACAGTTTCACTTGCCCCCACCAGGGTGCTTTTGATGTGAGCGGCGCTGTTCCCCTCGCCGTGCCGATAGCCGTCATTCATAGGGACGATCTTGTTCAGCTCCATGATCATATCCCGAACCACATCGGGATCGGCGTTCTCGTTGATGGTCAACGCCGCGGTGGTATGTGGGACGAACAGAAAAACCACTCCGACCCGTACCCCTGAGTCGCGGATAGCCCGGCGCACCTCCCCGGTGACGTCGATCATCTCTACCTGCATCCGGCTGGAAATCTCGATGGTCTTCATGGCTACTCAGAAGATGGCGATGCCATCATGGTTCTGGCTCCCTTATGCTTTGGGCGATCGCCTCTATCGCCCGGCTTCGGTACAGAACAGAGGCGTGTCCCATCCCGGTCAATTCGATATTTCGCACCCCCGCAAGACGACCATTTTCAAAGGGTAGAATCATGTTGTCGTGTCGGTTGACGATGGCGGTCAGACGCACCTCCGTGGGCAGGGGGGCTGCAGCGAGGCGTTGGAGAAACTCCGAGCCCGGCAAAAGGTGTTTCCCCAGGGGGGTCAGGGCAAAAGGGACGAGTTTGGAGCCTCCGTTCGGGCAGGAGAGCAGAACGCAGGCTTCGACTTTCTGCTCTCCTCCGCGGAGCTGAATGTAGTTGCGGGCGATCATTCCTCCCATGGAATGCCCCACCAGGTGGATCTTGTCGACTCCGGAGGAGTGCCGCAGTTCATCCACCTTTTTTGATACCCGTTCGGTCAACCTTTCCACATCATACCACGGGGGGAGATTGATCGCGTAAAGAGCCTTGTATCCCCGGTTGCGAAGGCGGAACCTGGCCCAGAGCCAGCAGGCGCGGTTGTGGAAGAGTCCGTGCAGAAGGAGAACCGGAGTGTCGCCGCCATCCGTCGCCGGTTTCTCCTTGAAGCTGAACCAGCCCAGGGGATGAAGCAGTACGGTTACGAAGAGAAGCAGCGTCTCCGTCGTGATCAGTTTCGCGGCAAACCAGAGACGCCCGGGGACGAAACGCTCCTGCATCAAGACCGGTTCACGATTGGCATATTCGTACCAGGCAATGGCGTAGCTGAGAATGACGACCGCTGCCACAATGCCGAATAGAAGTTCTAAGATGGCGAAAAGAATACACATATTTCCTCCTGATCCCGAATAGTATGGCATGCTGCCTGGAAGCCGTCAACTATGGACGGGCAGAGATGAAGAAATACAAGGCATCGGAAAGAGTATAAAGAAAAATAGAAATGAAACCTTTTGGCCCGATTCCTGCTTTTGAAAAAGGCAGATTATGTTTTAATAGACATAGTATCAATACAAATTTGATCACCCATTGAAATTCAGCCGAAACCGTCATTTATTTCTACACCATTTTGTCTTCTTATGACATTTTAAACTTTCTGCTGTTTAATGAAGTAGATTTGTCAGTACCTGTATTTGAAGGAGGAGTTCGTGAAAAAGCTGATGTCCAGTTTTGAAAGGCATCTTGTCGTCGAGAGAAACGTTTCCGACCATACGCGCCGTGCCTACCTCCGTGATCTGGAAGGTTTCCGGACGTTCCTGGCTGAAAACCTGCCGGGAAAGGATAGCGGCGAAGAACTCCTCCGACGGGTGGATCACCTCACGCTGCGGCGCTATATGGCCCAGCTTCACAGGACCAACCGTAAGACCACCATCGGCCGCAAGCTGGCCGCCATCAGGACCTTCTTTCGCTATCTGGTGAGGGAGGGGGTCGTCAAGGCCAATCCCGGTGAGATGGTGAGCACCCCCCGGCAGGAAAAGTATCTGCCCAAGACCCTGTCCGTAGACGAGGCGTTCGCTCTGATGGAAAGCGGCGAGGGCTCCGGTCTGCTCGCCATGCGCGACAGGGCCATCGTCGAAATGCTGTACTCCTGCGGCCTGCGAGTCAGCGAACTGACCGCTCTGGACGTCGGCAGCGTTTCTCTTGAGGAGGGCCTGGTCCGAGTCCTCGGCAAAGGGAGCAAGGAGCGCATCGTGCCGGTCGGCCGCCAGGCTAGGGAGGTCCTGAGGCTCTATCTTGACGAGAGGAATGCGCCTCCCGATGGAGAGCCCCTCTTTCTCAACCATCGGGGAGGGAGGCTGACCCCGCGCAGCATTCAGCGTCACCTGAAAAAGTATCTGCTCATGGCCGGCATTCTCAAGGAGGCCACCCCCCACAGCCTGCGTCATTCCTTCGCGACGCATCTCCTGGACGGCGGAGCCGACCTGAGGGCCATCCAGGAGCTGCTCGGCCACGCGTCCCTCTCAACAACTCAAAAATACACACAGGTGAGCGTCGATCACCTCACCGCCGTTTACGACAAGGCTCATCCTCGCAGCAGGAAAAAATAACCAAAATAGTCATAAATGCTTGACAGGGTTTCTTTGCAGGCTAAACTACTCGGAAACACTTCAGCAAAGGAGGATTTGTCATGTCTGTTCTTCAGGTGGGCCAACCGGCGCCCGACTTTACCATGGAAGGGGTTTCCGGCAAGGAATTCAAGGAGTTTTCCCTCTCCGATTTTCATGGACGGTGGGTGGTGCTCTTCTTCTACCCTCTCGATTTCACCTTCGTCTGCCCAACCGAAATCGTCGGGTTCAATGACCGATATAAGGAATTCCAGAAGCTGAACGCGGAAATCCTCGGTGCCAGCGTCGACTCCAAGTTTTCTCATCTGGCCTGGATCAGCCAGGAACTGGGCGACCTCCATTACCCCCTCCTCTCCGATATCACCAAGGATGTGGCGCGCAAGTACGGCATCCTGATCGAGCAGCAGGGTATCAGTCTGCGCGGCCTCTATATCATCGATCCCAACGGTCTTCTGCGCTATGAGCTCGTGCATGATCTCGGAGTCGGCCGCAGTGTCGATGAGACTCTCAGGGTCCTCGAGGCCCTGCAGACCGGCGAACTCTGCCCCATCAACTGGAAAAAGGGAGTGAAAACTCTGGGGAAGGGGTAGACTCTCCAGTTGGGCAATCTCGCACAAAAAAAGCGGCCTTTCGGCCGCTTTTTTTCGGTGTCCTTTTTTTCAAGTTCAGGGGTGTCGGTTTTTCGACTCCCTCCTTCCTACCGGGGATTCGCCAAGAAAGCCCGGAAACAGCCGGCGGTCTCCGTCCAGCCGACGATCTGCCCGCTGTTATTCATATCCGAAACCTCCACGTATCCCCCGCCGAGCTGCTCCAGATCGATCAGTTCGCCATCCTTCAGGAGGTAAATGGCTTTCTCCGTTCCCACGCTGGCCTTGATCAGGATGTCACCGGCATCGTTGATGGCCACGGCGCTGCTGTAGGTCCATTCCTGTTCGGCAAGCGCCGTCATGCGGCCGTTTTCCCAGGAAAAGGCCTGGTATCTCCCGTCGGCCGTCTGGGACCAGCCGACGATCTGACCCGATTCGTTGATATCCGTACCCTGGGTGCTCGCCCCCCCGAGGGTTCCAAGATCGACCATGGAGCCGTCGCTTTGTGCCAGCAGGGTGTGGAATCCGTTCTGTCGAAGCTCTTTGATGAGGACCTGTCCGGCATCGTTCATCTCGACGGCATAGGCGTTGAGGTCCGGAGCGAGAAAAAGAGGGGACCCCTCCTCATCGAGAAAGCTCTGTTCCGTCTCTCCTGTGTGACGGCCCACGACCCGCCCTTGGGAATCAAGGGCGTAGGCTCTGCTCGGCCCCTCGGGCAAATCGAACAGGTAAACCTGGTCGGTATAAATGAAAGCTTCGGTCCCCGTATCCGTGAACAGCCAGCCGACCACCTCTCCGGCATCATTCAGATCCATGGCCTGGGCCGAATCGACCAGATGCTTCATGGTGCCTTCGGTCCAGCGGAAGATGTGCTGGGCACCTCCGGCTGTCAGATAATTGCCGAGGACCTGTCCGGAATCGCTGATAGCAATGGCATAGCTCTCTTCCCCGAGGGTGCCGAGCAGCTGCATCTGATAAGCCGAGCTGGATATGGTGCTCTGCGCAGGAGACGTGGTGCTGACGGCCGTCGATTCGGAAGTGCTGACTCCCTTCCCACCGCCACCGCCACCGCCACCGCCTCCGCCACCGCCGCAGCCGGTCAAGGTAACGGAGAGCAGCAGAGCGGATAAAGCGCCTGTAATCCAAAGAATCTTTTTCATGGCTTACCTCCTGGTGGTTCCCATTCAGAACAGAGCGTTGTCTTTGTCTGAATAGATTGCCAGAGACGTGCCATGAGTGTAACTACTTTATATTACAATATAAATTCATTGCTGGGAGGTTGAGGGCGGAGCGTGTGACGAAAAGTTGACTCGGCGGAAGAAGGGGTTTATTCGTCTAACTAGGCCTGGAAAGCGGCTTCGGCGATATGGGAAATGGAAAAGGGGGTGATAAGGGGCGAGTCGGTATTCCGACAGCCGGATCAGGACAGCTCCAGACCTTTTTTCTTGATCTTATCGAGGAGGGTGGTCCGATTGAGGTTCAACAGGCGGGCCGCCTCCTTCTTGTTGCCGCTGGACAGATTCAGAGCCTGACGGATCAGCCTGGACTCGAATTCGTCCACCAGGGCGTTGAAGTCGATGCCGGCCGAAGACCACGAGGGGCCGGATTCGGTCACGCCGTCTCGATACTCCTCCTCGCTGGTCGGGGCGGGATTGACCGCATCCGGCGCATACTTCTCGGGCAGGTCCGACAAGTCGATGGAACCGCCGCCGTGCAGGATGACCAGGCGCTGGACGAGATTTTCCAGCTCCCGGACGTTGCCAGGCCAGGAGTATTTCTTCAGTGCCGCCACCGCTCCGGGTTCGAAGCCGCGCAGCCGGTACTTGCGGTTTCGATTGTAGACCCGCACGAAATTTTCGATGAGCAGTGGAATGTCTTCTTTCCGCTCGCGCAGGGGGGGGATGGTCAGGGGAATGACATTGAGGCGGTAAAAGAGATCCTCGCGGAAGCGGCCCTCGGCAACCATCTGTTCGAGGTCCCGGTGGGTTGCGGCGACGATCCGCACGTCGACGGGGATCGGCTTCAATCCTCCCACCGGTTCGAAGGTCTTCTCCTGAAGGACGCGAAGGAGCTTGGCCTGCAGGGAGGGTTTCATGTCGCCGATCTCGTCCAGAAAGATGGTGCCCCCGTCGGCGAATTGAAAGCGCCCCATTTTGGCGCTCACCGCGCCGGTGAAAGCCCCCTTGAGGTGGCCGAAAAGCTCGCTCTCCAGCAGCTCGTCGGGAATCGCCGCGCAGTTGACGGGAACGAAGTTTCTGCCCTTGCGGCCGCTGAACGCGTGGATGGCTCGGGCCACCAGCTCCTTGCCGGTGCCGCTTTCTCCCCGGACAAGAACCGTGCTGTCGGCATCCTCGGCGACTCTTTCGATCATTTCGAACAGTGTCCGCATGTTCTGGGTGTTTCCGATGATGCCGTAGAAGCCGTCGCTCTTGCGGACCTTGAAGCCGCGCGTCTCCTTGTGGTTGATGAGGTCATGGTGAGAAAGGCCCCTGGCGGAGGCAATAATGGCTTCTCCTGTGTGATAGGGATAATTGAGATAGGTGAAACAGCCCATCTTCAACGCCTGCACGATGGCCTCCTGATTTCCGAGGGGGACGCAGGGAATGGTGATGACATGGGAAAACTTCCGATGAACGTTTTTCAGAAGATCGATCTGTTCGTCCGAGGTATGGAGATTGCCCGCAATCAGGACGCAGATATCCTCCTGGGCCAGGATATCCAACACCTCCAGGGCCGTGGCGGCCTCGGCAACCACGCAGTCGATATTCTTGCGCAGCGCCATGGCCAGCTCCTCCCTGGCGGCGGGATCTTTCTCCACGAGCAGGATGCTGCGCAGGATGCTGGCCATGGAATTTTCCTTTTTAGGCAATAAAAAAATCCTATCCGCAGATTTCGCAGATGTCACAGATAAAAAACCCTGAATTTTCATTGTTTTAAAATCTGCGTTCATCTGCGTCATCTGCGGAAGAATCTGACTGATTCTGTTTTGAATATCTCTTTATAACGTACCTGCAGGGATTTTGAAAGCTTGAAGGCGATCAGAGGTTCTGCATCTGGCGGGCGGCTTCCCGGACGCTCTCCTGGTCGAACTTGAGCCGGAAGGCGACGAAGGGGCCCTGGGCCGTGAAGTCGGCTTTCGAGAAGTCCTCGTCCTCAAAGCCGAGGAAATTGTATCCGAGGCTGACCCAGGCATTCGTCGCCACGTTGCAGCCGATGGACACGCCGGTGCCGAAGTCGATCTGCCCGCTCTCCCAGGAGTGGAGCATCCCCCCCCGAAGGCCGATGTCCCATCGTTCGTCGAGGTCGTAGCGCCCTTCCACTCCGATCAGGTCGGTGAAGCCGTCGTAGGAGTCGCCATCGATGTTCTCCTGCACATACTTGGCCCCGTACTGCAGGGAGAGCTGGGTCCTGCGGTTCGGCTTGTAGTTGGCGTTCAGGTTGTTGACCAGGCGCCAGTTGTTGAAGCCGAAGTCCTCGGAGGACTCCTGTTCGAAGCGGTAATCCAGCCGGTTGAGGACGATCCAGCGGGTGTACAGGGGGCGGTAGGCGAGGCCGAAGCGGAGTTCGCCGTCCGTCCGCTCCGCCGTCCGGGATTCGGTGGTGAAGATCTG
This window encodes:
- a CDS encoding HAF repeat-containing protein; this translates as MKKILWITGALSALLLSVTLTGCGGGGGGGGGGGGGKGVSTSESTAVSTTSPAQSTISSSAYQMQLLGTLGEESYAIAISDSGQVLGNYLTAGGAQHIFRWTEGTMKHLVDSAQAMDLNDAGEVVGWLFTDTGTEAFIYTDQVYLFDLPEGPSRAYALDSQGRVVGRHTGETEQSFLDEEGSPLFLAPDLNAYAVEMNDAGQVLIKELRQNGFHTLLAQSDGSMVDLGTLGGASTQGTDINESGQIVGWSQTADGRYQAFSWENGRMTALAEQEWTYSSAVAINDAGDILIKASVGTEKAIYLLKDGELIDLEQLGGGYVEVSDMNNSGQIVGWTETAGCFRAFLANPR
- a CDS encoding sigma-54 dependent transcriptional regulator gives rise to the protein MASILRSILLVEKDPAAREELAMALRKNIDCVVAEAATALEVLDILAQEDICVLIAGNLHTSDEQIDLLKNVHRKFSHVITIPCVPLGNQEAIVQALKMGCFTYLNYPYHTGEAIIASARGLSHHDLINHKETRGFKVRKSDGFYGIIGNTQNMRTLFEMIERVAEDADSTVLVRGESGTGKELVARAIHAFSGRKGRNFVPVNCAAIPDELLESELFGHLKGAFTGAVSAKMGRFQFADGGTIFLDEIGDMKPSLQAKLLRVLQEKTFEPVGGLKPIPVDVRIVAATHRDLEQMVAEGRFREDLFYRLNVIPLTIPPLRERKEDIPLLIENFVRVYNRNRKYRLRGFEPGAVAALKKYSWPGNVRELENLVQRLVILHGGGSIDLSDLPEKYAPDAVNPAPTSEEEYRDGVTESGPSWSSAGIDFNALVDEFESRLIRQALNLSSGNKKEAARLLNLNRTTLLDKIKKKGLELS
- a CDS encoding triacylglycerol lipase translates to MCILFAILELLFGIVAAVVILSYAIAWYEYANREPVLMQERFVPGRLWFAAKLITTETLLLFVTVLLHPLGWFSFKEKPATDGGDTPVLLLHGLFHNRACWLWARFRLRNRGYKALYAINLPPWYDVERLTERVSKKVDELRHSSGVDKIHLVGHSMGGMIARNYIQLRGGEQKVEACVLLSCPNGGSKLVPFALTPLGKHLLPGSEFLQRLAAAPLPTEVRLTAIVNRHDNMILPFENGRLAGVRNIELTGMGHASVLYRSRAIEAIAQSIREPEP
- the xerC gene encoding tyrosine recombinase XerC; this encodes MKKLMSSFERHLVVERNVSDHTRRAYLRDLEGFRTFLAENLPGKDSGEELLRRVDHLTLRRYMAQLHRTNRKTTIGRKLAAIRTFFRYLVREGVVKANPGEMVSTPRQEKYLPKTLSVDEAFALMESGEGSGLLAMRDRAIVEMLYSCGLRVSELTALDVGSVSLEEGLVRVLGKGSKERIVPVGRQAREVLRLYLDERNAPPDGEPLFLNHRGGRLTPRSIQRHLKKYLLMAGILKEATPHSLRHSFATHLLDGGADLRAIQELLGHASLSTTQKYTQVSVDHLTAVYDKAHPRSRKK
- a CDS encoding DUF362 domain-containing protein, whose translation is MTYRVSLAACSNYVREGVRNAMAEVLDPLGGMTAFVRPGQKVLIKPNMLSGKTPDKAVTTHPEIVREVIRLAQRAGGIVRVGDSPGIGTPRQVARSCGIMTVVEETGASFAPFSESVKVHSGRSTFHEMEIARDVLEADIVINLPKLKTHQMMGLTCGVKNLFGAVVGMRKPRLHLQAGTDKSFFALMLLDLAETIRPALTIVDAVTAMEGDGPGSGDPVHIGALISGDSPLAVDTVAAELVGMPPSAIWTQRVAREIARPGSRLEEIELLGAALASLRPRRFRPAKSTDVNFGLPPFLKRPLKQALTARPEPDMSCCELCGLCTRHCPPEVMKIADGRLHIDYDRCIRCFCCQELCPKGALITRQGLLLRLSRFLHGEG
- a CDS encoding peroxiredoxin translates to MSVLQVGQPAPDFTMEGVSGKEFKEFSLSDFHGRWVVLFFYPLDFTFVCPTEIVGFNDRYKEFQKLNAEILGASVDSKFSHLAWISQELGDLHYPLLSDITKDVARKYGILIEQQGISLRGLYIIDPNGLLRYELVHDLGVGRSVDETLRVLEALQTGELCPINWKKGVKTLGKG
- a CDS encoding secondary thiamine-phosphate synthase enzyme YjbQ, translated to MKTIEISSRMQVEMIDVTGEVRRAIRDSGVRVGVVFLFVPHTTAALTINENADPDVVRDMIMELNKIVPMNDGYRHGEGNSAAHIKSTLVGASETVLIEDGEPVLGTWQGIYFCEFDGPRRRKLHLKVMKG